Genomic DNA from Oryza sativa Japonica Group chromosome 5, ASM3414082v1:
caactttccccaccaccaccacccatgGCGGCCACCACccacgccgcctccctctccttcctcctctctcacccccaccccacctcccccaaccctaaccctaaccctaacctccccctccgccgcgccccCCACCGCGTCCGCtgcgccaccgacgccgccgccaccaggcaCCGGCGCGCGGCCGACGAGAACAtccgggaggaggcggcgaggcacCGCGCCCCGAACCACAACTTCTCCGCGTGGTACGCGCCCTTCCCGCCCGCCCCCAACGGCGACCCCGACGAGCGCTACTCCCTGGACGAGATCGTCTACCGCTCCAgctcgggcggcctcctcgacgTGCGCCACGACATGGACGCGCTCGCCCGCTTCCCGGGCTCCTACTGGCGCGACCTCTTCGACTCCCGCGTCGGCCGCACCACCTGGCCCTTCGGCTCCGGCGTCTGGTCCAAGAAGGAGTTCGTCCTCCCCGAGATCGACCCCGACCACATCGTCTCCCTCTTCGAGGGCAACTCCAACCTCTTCTGGGCGGAGCGCCTCGGCCGCGACCACCTCGCCGGGATGAACGACCTCTGGGTCAAGCACTGCGGCATCTCCCACACCGGATCGTTCAAGGATCTCGGCATGACGGTGCTCGTCAGCCAGGTgaaccgcctccgccgcgcgccgctctcCCGCCCCATCGCCGGAGTCGGGTGCGCCTCCACGGGGGACACCTCCGCCGCGCTCTCGGCCTACTGCGCCGCCGCGGGGATCCCGGCCATTGTGTTCCTCCCCGCCAACCGCATCTCGCTCGAGCAGCTCATCCAGCCCATTGCCAATGGCGCCACCGTGCTCTCGCTCGACACGGACTTCGACGGCTGCATGCGGCTCATCAGGGAGGTGACTGCCGAGCTGCCGATTTACCTTGCGAATTCATTGAATTCCCTTCGGCTCGAGGGGCAGAAGACTGCTGCTATTGAGATTCTTCAGCAGTTCGATTGGGAGGTGCCGGATTGGGTCATTGTTCCCGGAGGCAATCTTGGGAACATATATGCCTTCTACAAGGGATTCGAGATGTGCCGCGTCCTTGGGCTCGTCGATCGTGTGCCGCGGCTTGTCTGCGCGCAGGCTGCCAATGCGAACCCGCTGTACCGGTACTACAAGTCGGGGTGGACTGAGTTCACGCCGCAGGTGGCTGAGCCGACATTTGCATCGGCAATTCAGATTGGTGACCCGGTATCTGTCGATCGCGCGGTGGTTGCGCTCAAGGCAACTGATGGCATCGTCGAGGAGGCCACGGAGGAGGAACTCATGAACGCAATGTCGCTCGCTGATCGCACTGGCATGTTTGCTTGCCCGCATACTGGGGTTGCCCTCGCAGCACTGTTCAAGCTCCGTGACCAGCGCATCATCGGGCCAAATGACCGCACGGTAGTCGTCAGCACAGCTCATGGTCTGAAGTTCTCACAGTCCAAGATCGACTACCATGACAGCAAGATCGAAGACATGGCCTGCAAGTATGCGAATCCCCCGGTCAGCGTGAAGGCTGACTTCGGTGCCGTCATGGATGTCCTCAAGAAGAGGCTCAAGGGTAAGCTCTGAAGTGTGTTTGGCTAACTCCCCTCCAATCAATTGCTGTATGTCAGTTGTCTTCTGCATCAAATTCGAATGCGGCGGGTGACTGTGGAGCGATGATTCGTCGATTTGTAGTAGTATTGTAGGTCCCTGAACCTTGAAGATCGTCCATGCTTGAGAGTAAAGATTGAGAGGCTATCTCTTGTACCTGTTCTGTGTTGTGTGTGGGTGGGTAATAAGCGACTACCTTGTTGTTTGAAACTCTGAATAATCAGATCATCTAGTCCAATTACTCCGTTCTGCTTCTGCTTGTACTTGTCGGATGTTTGCCCTGATCTATGCTTGGCTATGGTGATTCTGTTGGCAGTTCCATGTAGTTGGCACATGAATACTGCCTCAATTTGCAGTGAATGCCGTCCCTGTCTATCTGTTGTCCTGAACTTTTTGGTGACTTTTCACCCATACCTCGTGAAGGTGAGCGTTAGAACGATGGGATCTAGTAGGCGATGTGCTTGTTTGTTAAGCAGAGCAATTATAACCTGATGCTGCTTGATAGGCTGGGAAACTGATCATCGTGGAGTGCAAAATGCATGGCTCATGGCTGCATTTGCATCAGTGTCCGGTGGCAAAAGAAATTGCTGATTACACCATTTCGGCCTGAGGCAATCTACCGGATGCGGCCTGGACGCCTGCCTGCCTTTCTGGAGGCTTCAGTACGCAGCCAACGCAGGTGGAAGTGCACTTGGAACCAAGAAGCCGAGAGCGGAACAAGTAACTAACAGGCATTTGTTGATaaattttatttcaaaaattaaaCTTATAAAATTACAGTACAACCATgatataattacattgtaacttataTTTAACCTTCAAAAGTTCATCCTAATATGCTATTTTTATGAAACGGAGATAGTGGGACAAAATTCTCACACATATACAGGCgctatgatatttttcctttctcACTTGCACGaatcttgaaacaaatctaatggcttaaaaatatataaaagttacatCATAGTTGCATGTAAGTTATAATGTGATTATACTatgattatattataattaattatgttAAAGTTTTAGAAGAAATTTTGTCAATAAACATATAGCAAAATTGAGGCCTAGTGATATAAGGCCCAATCTATCGCAACTCGGCCCAAACTTGTAGGCCGTGATCGATGCCGGCGAGGCCCATTAAACGCCACGTTGGTGGGTGGGCTACTGGCCTGTGCCTCGTCTCGCGACGCGGACGCGCCCCGTTTCAGTGCAcgcggccaccgccgcagcGGCCAATTTTTCGGCCAACTTTTGTGATAAACATGCACGGGTTCCAGTTTCTAAACAAGCAACTGACCGTGGAGGTAGAAGTTGGTACAGTATACGTtactatataaacttttaatagGAATGTTGGGACAACCTGTGATGGAAGGAACGAAGATTACAAGAAAATATATCTTGACGTAATCAATTTGCTGGGTTCCACATGAGTAGAAATACATTTTTTACGTTCgcagaaatacaattttatagGACAAATGTTTTAAAAgtaaaaaatttaatttttatgagacggagatAATATCTTATGCGTTCGCTTCGTTCTCTCGGCGCGGAGATCGACACACGCCATCCACGTACATACGGCGCCAGCGTGTGTGAAATGCAATGCATGTGTCACGCCCTACCAATCCGTACCACGCGATTAAGTTGCTACTCAccccgtcctataatataaggaatttggAGTTATATGATATATTCTAAGACTACGAACCTGGACAATTTCTATGTGCAGATTCATAGTCCTATAATATATCACATtcatccaaaatctcttatattataggatggagggattACATTACACTACACTTGGTCACTTGCTTTAGGGTCAAGCAATCCGAACAACGCTAGCTAGAGCTGCATATGCGTTAAACCCGTTTTTGACTTAGCTATATTGGGTAATTAACCCAACCACATCATCTAGCCAACCGGCTGTCGTTTCTTGCTTGAAAAGGCCCAGCTTAATCGATGACGATCGAGCAACGCTGTGATGCGACTTTGCGTGCCACACCGCTACGTCAACACAcggttagttaattaattaacttaacCCAAAAGTTAATTACCACATCGCTTCGCTGGTGCCCATCACCGTCAACTAGTTTACTGCTACTTGccggtaaaaaatatggaataAGGAAGAAACATAACACTAGCAAGTAGATCTCTCTGCTGTCTCACCATGTGACTGGACGAAATCTACGACCAGTTCTTGTACTGCATCGATTGATCTTCTGCAGGCTCTGTACTGCACTAGCTAGCATGTTCTTTCTGTTCAGACgaaaagtagtagtagtagacgtTGATCGAATCGAACCTGCTCTCGCGGCTCGAGTAGATTGGCCGGTAAATATACAAATTTTTCACCATTTGCATCTTGTCACATTGTGTGATACAAAATCATCTTACCACTTGTGACTTTTGTGATGACTTCCAAACTCTCGTGAACCACAGAGACTGAGATGAAACGGTCTTATACCATAGTAGAATATACTGTGGTGAGATTTTTTTCCACTCTAGACTTTTCACCCCCCGGATACGAACCGTGCCCGAGGTCAAGATCAATATATACAGCTATGTTACTAGCTAGTGCAAGACAAGttgaaaaatactttaaacATCCCAATCTTGACTCATCAACAGTATTGCCGGTCCATGTACACATATCGGTGAATTTCTACTGCAAATTGTGGTCATCATCAACTCGATCATCGATCAAGGTACTCATATACCCTAGCCAGTACAGTGCTAGTTAATCTCTCTTTCTGTGTGTGGTGTTTACTCCACCAATTTAGTAATTGTTGGTCAATTCGATGATCTTGCATTTATAAACTACCATTGATTCATGTAGCAGTAGTTTTCATATTACTGTATCAACTGTAGCTAGCTAGCGACAAACAGGAAATTTCCTGGAAAGGATCAATGAACACACAGGGGTTAAGTAACCATATGGACACAATGAAAATTCATGCAGCACTAGTGGTCGGATCCAGCAGTAGTGCCAGCAAGTTAGAACTGATCGAAATGATTTTTTCTACCATCAATTTGCAGTTGCTTACTAGCTGTACTGTGCAGGAGAGTACTCCGTACTACATTGCCGTGTTGAATTAATTGATGCCAATTAGGAAGCGTTGCGGCGCCGCGAGGGTAATATAAAATTTGCTGCTATGTACACAGCCAAATTAGCATCTTCTTGCTTTGGTGTTTGACGGTCGAATACCTAACTGTCCAGATGCATACAACCATGTAATGAGACAACAGATGGATATATATAGCCCATAATTCTGGTACATGTGAGCCTATCTAATTAATTAtactatacatacatatatagcaGGAGCTAGCacagtatatatatgcatgtaaacAACTGAAATGAGCTGAATTAATTCTCTAATCTCAGCTGGTAGCTAGTGATCAACAATTCAACATACTATAAGAATGATATGATATCCGGTCTGAATTAATTTCTAGCTAGCCTGACATGGAGCGACCATGTGTGTGCTTTTGAGAAAGATGGCATCAGCAAGCTAGCAAGCCCATATATGCATGTGTTAAAActgtcaaaaatatttttttcaagccTATCTCGAACCTATTCGATGCATGATCCATTGATGCTGGATTAGCTTGAATTGGGTCCATTATTAATCTTTCTGCTGTGAAGATAACAATTAAAATCAAGACTACGTACTCCAGTATCATATCACATGTGGAAATCCACCCAGCTGACTAGATATGAGATAAAAAGGAGAGACAAAAGAAAATTACATTttgtttagataatggaagtacTAAATAAAATTATCAATACCGGTTACCATTTATTATGATTAAATTCTTGCAGCTAGTTAAATTGACTCCCACGGTAAAACTTaagtaaaaaaggaaaaaaaacatcattcactgaaaaaaaataatttatcaccCAGAAAGAAAGACCAACGAATGGTGCGTGGACAGCTAGAGCAGCAGAAGCCACTCCATCGGCCAAAAATTAAATCTAGCGGCTTAATATGGAAATCAAATCACGATCAAGCTAAATATGCGCCTAATGATTGTTATCATGCCGACGTTTGGAAAGAGGCCGAGCCTTTTGATCCTTTAATTTGCCAAATTAGCCAAATCCATGGCCATTTAATTATAAAATCATGGGGGTGCGTTGCGTATGATGCGTAAAGTGCCACATCAGTTGGATAAACCCTCGCAATTAACAAAACGTCGTATCGCGGAATCTCCAATTAACAA
This window encodes:
- the LOC4339521 gene encoding threonine synthase, chloroplastic; the encoded protein is MAATTHAASLSFLLSHPHPTSPNPNPNPNLPLRRAPHRVRCATDAAATRHRRAADENIREEAARHRAPNHNFSAWYAPFPPAPNGDPDERYSLDEIVYRSSSGGLLDVRHDMDALARFPGSYWRDLFDSRVGRTTWPFGSGVWSKKEFVLPEIDPDHIVSLFEGNSNLFWAERLGRDHLAGMNDLWVKHCGISHTGSFKDLGMTVLVSQVNRLRRAPLSRPIAGVGCASTGDTSAALSAYCAAAGIPAIVFLPANRISLEQLIQPIANGATVLSLDTDFDGCMRLIREVTAELPIYLANSLNSLRLEGQKTAAIEILQQFDWEVPDWVIVPGGNLGNIYAFYKGFEMCRVLGLVDRVPRLVCAQAANANPLYRYYKSGWTEFTPQVAEPTFASAIQIGDPVSVDRAVVALKATDGIVEEATEEELMNAMSLADRTGMFACPHTGVALAALFKLRDQRIIGPNDRTVVVSTAHGLKFSQSKIDYHDSKIEDMACKYANPPVSVKADFGAVMDVLKKRLKGKL